One Corvus moneduloides isolate bCorMon1 chromosome 24, bCorMon1.pri, whole genome shotgun sequence DNA segment encodes these proteins:
- the FGD2 gene encoding FYVE, RhoGEF and PH domain-containing protein 2 isoform X1 yields the protein MEGKADNQQSVVKLVAAFEEHCRDSKSAQRGKQALTSAAASQPQQLPIFPASRSCSLAGEENKEEKDQQGRRGLSFKCLRSLRYKIHEDNWRRPQGPGLEPGSQEPEEKKIALELLETEQAYVNRLHLLDQVFYKELMKEAKTGKMIPEEVVKMIFSNISSIYQFHAEFFLPELRKRMEDWNRNPRIGDVIQKLAPFLKMYGEYVKNFDKAVELITAWSEKSPPFQELIADIQKRKVCANLTLQHHMLEPVQRIPRYELLLKDYVRKLPPQSPDRGDAEKALEMIFMVAKHSNAAIAEMERLQNLWVVYQRLGLEDDIVDPSNELIKEGPIQKISTRNNSTSEKYLFLFNNMLLYCVPKVIQVGAEFQVHLRMDMEGMKVRELKDIEFPHTFLVSGKQRTLELQARSGEEMNAWIKAFQDAIDRKEKRSETFKTAVHGLETDTPAVKTEELGRRAPQWVRDNLVTMCMRCKEPFNAITRRRHHCRACGYVVCARCSDYKAELQYDGNRPNRVCQECYIFLTGHTVLEDREGKHKGILEKGAADVSSRSLLCSSLQLLDKNGKGSTRGWFVIPQDDPLVLYIYAAPQDVRAHTSIPLLGYQVRDMPQSESRHLFQLAQSRQVFTFVADTEELKRRWMRAMARSAAGITHLEEEEEEDDAGPCDEAE from the exons atggAGGGAAAAGCAGATAATCAGCAGAGTGTGGTGAAGCTGGTGGCTGCGTTTGAAGAGCACTG CAGGGACAGCAAATCTGCCCAGAGGGGCAAGCAGGCTCTGaccagtgctgcagccagccagccccAACAGCTTCCAATATTCCCCGCCAGccggagctgctccctggccgGAGAAGAGAATAAGGAGGAGAAGGATCAGCAAGGTCGGCGCGGACTCAGCTTCAAATGCCTCCGTTCTCTGCGATACAAAATCCATGAGGACAACTGGAGGAGGCCACAGGGCCCAGGCCTGGAGCCTGGCAGCCAG GaaccagaggaaaagaaaatagcactggagctgctggagacagaGCAGGCTTATGTCAACCGCCTCCACCTCCTCGACCAG GTATTCTATAAAGAGCTGATGAAAGAAGCCAAAACTGGGAAGATGATCCCAGAGGAGGTGGTGAAAATGATCTTTTCCAACATCTCCTCCATCTACCAGTTCCATGCTGAGTTCTTCCTGCCAGAGCTGCGGAAGCGCATGGAGGATTG GAACCGCAACCCCCGCATTGGGGATGTGATCCAGAAGCTCGCACCCTTCCTCAAGATGTATGGGGAGTACGTGAAGAACTTCGACAAGGCCGTGGAGCTCATCACTGCCTGGTCAGAGAAATCACCCCCCTTCCAGGAGCTCATTGCTGACATCCAG aaGAGGAAGGTCTGTGCTAACCTGACGCTGCAGCACCACATGCTGGAGCCTGTGCAGAGGATCCCGCGCTATGAGCTCCTCCTGAAGGATTATGTCCGGAAACTCCCGCCCCAGTCCCCTGACAGGGGCGATGCCGAGA AGGCCCTGGAGATGATTTTTATGGTGGCCAAGCACTCGAATGCAGCTATTGCCGAGATG GAACGGCTGCAGAATCTCTGGGTGGTCTATCAGAGGCTGGGCCTTGAGGATGACATCGTGGATCCCTCCAACGAGCTGATCAAGGAGGGACCAATCCAAAAAATCTCCACCCGCAACAACAGCACATCGGAGAAGTACCTGTTcctg tTCAACAACATGCTGCTGTACTGCGTGCCCAAGGTCATCCAGGTGGGCGCCGAGTTCCAGGTCCACCTCCGCATGGATATGGAGGGCATGAAG GTGCGGGAGCTGAAGGACATTGAGTTCCCTCACACCTTCCTGGTCTCGGGAAAGCAGCGGACGCTGGAGCTCCAAGCCAG GTCTGGGGAGGAGATGAACGCCTGGATCAAG GCCTTCCAAGATGCCATTgacaggaaggagaagaggagtGAGACCTTTAAGACAGCAGTCCATGGACTGGAGACAGACACCCCTGCAGTGAAG ACAGAGGAGCTGGGCCGCCGAGCCCCGCAGTGGGTGCGGGACAATCTGGTGACCATGTGCATGCGCTGCAAGGAGCCCTTCAACGCCATCACCCGCCGGAGGCACCACTGCCGAGCCTGTGGATAC gtAGTGTGTGCTCGCTGCTCTGACTACAAGGCCGAGCTGCAGTATGATGGGAACCGCCCAAACCGCGTCTGCCAGGAGTGTTACATCTTCCTGACCGGCCACACGGTGCTCGAGGACCGTGAGGGGAAGCACAAAGGCATTCTGGAG AAAGGAGCTGCAGATGTATCAAGCAGGAGTTTGCTCTGCagttccctgcagctgctggacaaGAATGGCAAGGGGAGCACGCGGGGCTGGTTCGTGATCCCGCAGGACGATCCCCTCGTGCTCTACATCTACGCAGCCCCCCAG GACGTCCGAGCCCACACCTCCATCCCCCTGCTGGGCTACCAGGTGCGGGACATGCCCCAGAGCGAGTCCCGGCACCTCTTCCAGCTGGCACAGTCCCGGCAGGTGTTCACCTTCGTAGCTGACACTGAGGAGCTGAAACGGCGTTGGATGAGGGCCATGGCGCGCTCTGCTGCGGGGATCACGcacctggaggaggaggaggaggaggatgatgcAGGCCCCTGTGATGAAGCAGAATGA
- the FGD2 gene encoding FYVE, RhoGEF and PH domain-containing protein 2 isoform X2, whose protein sequence is MEGKADNQQSVVKLVAAFEEHCRSCSLAGEENKEEKDQQGRRGLSFKCLRSLRYKIHEDNWRRPQGPGLEPGSQEPEEKKIALELLETEQAYVNRLHLLDQVFYKELMKEAKTGKMIPEEVVKMIFSNISSIYQFHAEFFLPELRKRMEDWNRNPRIGDVIQKLAPFLKMYGEYVKNFDKAVELITAWSEKSPPFQELIADIQKRKVCANLTLQHHMLEPVQRIPRYELLLKDYVRKLPPQSPDRGDAEKALEMIFMVAKHSNAAIAEMERLQNLWVVYQRLGLEDDIVDPSNELIKEGPIQKISTRNNSTSEKYLFLFNNMLLYCVPKVIQVGAEFQVHLRMDMEGMKVRELKDIEFPHTFLVSGKQRTLELQARSGEEMNAWIKAFQDAIDRKEKRSETFKTAVHGLETDTPAVKTEELGRRAPQWVRDNLVTMCMRCKEPFNAITRRRHHCRACGYVVCARCSDYKAELQYDGNRPNRVCQECYIFLTGHTVLEDREGKHKGILEKGAADVSSRSLLCSSLQLLDKNGKGSTRGWFVIPQDDPLVLYIYAAPQDVRAHTSIPLLGYQVRDMPQSESRHLFQLAQSRQVFTFVADTEELKRRWMRAMARSAAGITHLEEEEEEDDAGPCDEAE, encoded by the exons atggAGGGAAAAGCAGATAATCAGCAGAGTGTGGTGAAGCTGGTGGCTGCGTTTGAAGAGCACTG ccggagctgctccctggccgGAGAAGAGAATAAGGAGGAGAAGGATCAGCAAGGTCGGCGCGGACTCAGCTTCAAATGCCTCCGTTCTCTGCGATACAAAATCCATGAGGACAACTGGAGGAGGCCACAGGGCCCAGGCCTGGAGCCTGGCAGCCAG GaaccagaggaaaagaaaatagcactggagctgctggagacagaGCAGGCTTATGTCAACCGCCTCCACCTCCTCGACCAG GTATTCTATAAAGAGCTGATGAAAGAAGCCAAAACTGGGAAGATGATCCCAGAGGAGGTGGTGAAAATGATCTTTTCCAACATCTCCTCCATCTACCAGTTCCATGCTGAGTTCTTCCTGCCAGAGCTGCGGAAGCGCATGGAGGATTG GAACCGCAACCCCCGCATTGGGGATGTGATCCAGAAGCTCGCACCCTTCCTCAAGATGTATGGGGAGTACGTGAAGAACTTCGACAAGGCCGTGGAGCTCATCACTGCCTGGTCAGAGAAATCACCCCCCTTCCAGGAGCTCATTGCTGACATCCAG aaGAGGAAGGTCTGTGCTAACCTGACGCTGCAGCACCACATGCTGGAGCCTGTGCAGAGGATCCCGCGCTATGAGCTCCTCCTGAAGGATTATGTCCGGAAACTCCCGCCCCAGTCCCCTGACAGGGGCGATGCCGAGA AGGCCCTGGAGATGATTTTTATGGTGGCCAAGCACTCGAATGCAGCTATTGCCGAGATG GAACGGCTGCAGAATCTCTGGGTGGTCTATCAGAGGCTGGGCCTTGAGGATGACATCGTGGATCCCTCCAACGAGCTGATCAAGGAGGGACCAATCCAAAAAATCTCCACCCGCAACAACAGCACATCGGAGAAGTACCTGTTcctg tTCAACAACATGCTGCTGTACTGCGTGCCCAAGGTCATCCAGGTGGGCGCCGAGTTCCAGGTCCACCTCCGCATGGATATGGAGGGCATGAAG GTGCGGGAGCTGAAGGACATTGAGTTCCCTCACACCTTCCTGGTCTCGGGAAAGCAGCGGACGCTGGAGCTCCAAGCCAG GTCTGGGGAGGAGATGAACGCCTGGATCAAG GCCTTCCAAGATGCCATTgacaggaaggagaagaggagtGAGACCTTTAAGACAGCAGTCCATGGACTGGAGACAGACACCCCTGCAGTGAAG ACAGAGGAGCTGGGCCGCCGAGCCCCGCAGTGGGTGCGGGACAATCTGGTGACCATGTGCATGCGCTGCAAGGAGCCCTTCAACGCCATCACCCGCCGGAGGCACCACTGCCGAGCCTGTGGATAC gtAGTGTGTGCTCGCTGCTCTGACTACAAGGCCGAGCTGCAGTATGATGGGAACCGCCCAAACCGCGTCTGCCAGGAGTGTTACATCTTCCTGACCGGCCACACGGTGCTCGAGGACCGTGAGGGGAAGCACAAAGGCATTCTGGAG AAAGGAGCTGCAGATGTATCAAGCAGGAGTTTGCTCTGCagttccctgcagctgctggacaaGAATGGCAAGGGGAGCACGCGGGGCTGGTTCGTGATCCCGCAGGACGATCCCCTCGTGCTCTACATCTACGCAGCCCCCCAG GACGTCCGAGCCCACACCTCCATCCCCCTGCTGGGCTACCAGGTGCGGGACATGCCCCAGAGCGAGTCCCGGCACCTCTTCCAGCTGGCACAGTCCCGGCAGGTGTTCACCTTCGTAGCTGACACTGAGGAGCTGAAACGGCGTTGGATGAGGGCCATGGCGCGCTCTGCTGCGGGGATCACGcacctggaggaggaggaggaggaggatgatgcAGGCCCCTGTGATGAAGCAGAATGA
- the MTCH1 gene encoding mitochondrial carrier homolog 1, whose product MAAMAALPPGPLSPPGGGAGAAAGPEGAEGLFVLLGAGLAAASHPLLYVKLLVQVGHEPLPPTIGRNVLGRKVLYLPGFFTYARHIVEVDGKRGLFRGLTPRLISSTLSTITRGSVKKAFPLEDMEHVSNKDDVKTSLRKVVKETSHEMMMQCVSRVVSHPLHVISMRCMVQFVGREVKYSGVFSAIGRIFKEEGILGFFVGLVPHILGDVIFLWCCNLLAHFINTYAVDDNFSQASVIRSYTKFVMGIAVSMLTYPFLLVGDLMAVNNCGLRAGLPPYAPAFASWIHCWRHLSAQGQLFRGSSLLFRRAPIPAASFPID is encoded by the exons ATGGCGGCCATGGCGGCGCTGCCCCCGGGGCCGCTGTCGCCGCCTggcgggggcgcgggggccgcggcggggcctGAGGGCGCCGAGGGCCTGTTCGTGCTGCTGGGCGCGGGGCTCGCCGCCGCCAGCCACCCCCTGCTCTACGTCAAGCTGCTCGTGCAG GTTGGGCATGAGCCACTACCTCCAACCATTGGAAGAAATGTGCTGGGGAGGAAGGTCCTGTACCTGCCCGGCTTCTTCACCTACG CCAGACACATCGTGGAAGTGGATGGGAAAAGAGGCCTCTTCCGTGGCCTGACTCCTCGCCTCATCTCAAGCACTTTATCAACCATCACCAGGGGGAGTGTGAAGAAG GCTTTTCCACTGGAAGACATGGAGCACGTGTCTAACAAGGATGATGTGAAAACTTCGCTTAGGAAAGTGGTCAAAGAG acATCCCATGAGATGATGATGCAGTGTGTGTCCCGGGTTGTCTCGCACCCACTGCACG TGATCTCCATGCGCTGCATGGTCCAGTTTGTAGGCCGGGAAGTCAAATACAG CGGTGTGTTCAGTGCCATTGGCAGGATATTTAAGGAAGaagggatcctgggattcttTGT TGGGTTAGTCCCTCACATCCTGGGGGATGTCATCTTCCTCTGGTGCTGCAACCTCCTGGCTCACTTCATCAACACCTACGCGGTGGATGACAAC TTCAGCCAGGCATCGGTGATCCGGAGCTACACGAAGTTCGTGATGGGG atCGCTGTGAGCATGCTGACGTACCCATTCCTTCTCGTGGGAGATCTCATGGCAGTGAACAACTGTGG GTTGCGCGCCGGCCTCCCTCCCTACGCACCCGCCTTTGCATCCTGGATCCACTGCTGGAGGCATCTCAGTGCTCAG GGGCAGCTGTTCCGtggctccagcctgctgttccgCAGGGCGCCCATCCCAGCCGCCTCCTTCCCCATTGACTGA